AGAAAAGTCCAGCAGACCCCGATTAACCGCGAGATCGGTTCGCTTCGTTCACAAGGATTGCCATTGCGAGGGCGATGCCCGCCCCGCACTTTTTCCTCAAACGGGCCAAAGTGCGGGACCCGTGGCGTCCCCGTCCGATTCAGCGCCAGCCGGCCAGAGACCGCACCGCGGCGAAGAGTTCGGCGGGCTTCACGGGCTTGGACAGGTACATCTGAAACCCGGCCAGCAGCGCCTGGGTGCGATCCTCCTGGCGGGTGAGCGCGGTCAGCGCCATGGCCGGCACAGCGCCGCGCCCTCCGCCCAGGCCGCGCACCCTTCGGATAAGGGAATAGCCGTCCTCGTCGGGCATGGCGATGTCGCAGATCAATATTTCAGGAGTCTGCTTATCAAAGGCCGCCATGGCATCCGCGGCCGAGGCCGCGGTCTCTACCTGCGCCCCGCAGCGCGCCAACAGCTTTTGAAGCAGATCGCGCGTGTCGGGGTCGTCCTCAACCACCAGTATGCGCAGGCCGGAGAGGTCCTGGGAGGCGGCTACATCGGTCTTGGCGAGGGCGGCATTCTTGCTTTCCTCCGCAGCCCAGGGAATGACCGGCAGGTCCACGCTGAAAACCGAGCCGCGGCCCGCGCCGGGGCTGCGGACGGTCACAGTACCGTCGTGAAGTTCCACGATGTTCTTGACAATAGCCAGGCCCAGGCCCAGGCCCTGGTGCTTACGGGTCAGGGGATTCTCGCCTTGCCGGAACGGGTCAAAGACATGCGGGAGAAAATCGGGCGCGATGCCTTTCCCGTTGTCCTGCATCTCGACCAGGGCATGGCCGTCATGCTTACGCAGCCGGAGGCATATCTCTCCCCCGTCCGGCGTGAACTGGAGGGCGTTGTTCAGGAGATTTGTGAAAACCTGGTGCAGCCGGTTGGCGTCGCCAAAAACGCCGACCGGACCCTTGATATCGCTCACCAGCCGAATGGAGTGCGCATCGGACAGGCGGCGCAAGGATTCAAAAATGGAATTCAGAAGGGCGGCCAGATCGAGGGGCTTGCGTTCCAGGTGCAGATTCCCCCGGGAGAATGCTGACAAGTCTATGAGGTCGTCTATGATCCGGTGCTGGGACTCCATGCTGCGCTGGATGGCTTCCAGAGCGTACTCGCGCTCCTCGGTTTTAAGCTCGCTGGAACGCAGCATCCAGACCCAGCCCATGATAATGGTCAGCGGGGTGCGCAGTTCGTGCGATACGATAGCCAGGAAATCGCCTTTAGCTCTGTTGGCCATCTCAGCCTCGCCCCGGGCCTCCTGCTCAAGCTTCATAAGAAGCGCCATTTTCGTCTCCCCCCGCTTGCGCGCGGTGATGTCCACGAAATTTTCAAGCAGATATTTGCGGCCGCCAAGCATAACCGATGAAATGGTTTTAAGGACCGGGATCTTTTCTCCACGCACATTAAGCAGGACGCGCTCCGAATTATCCACGCGCTGGCCCAGGTCGGAAACGGGGCATTTGCCGAGTTCCATGGGGCAGATGAAGTTATGGCATATCGAACCGACAACTTTTTCTTTGGGCGCGTCGAACAGCGCAAGCGCCACGGAGTTCGCGTCAACGATCTTATGCGATTCGGCATCGATTATCACGAAGCCGGTGCTTATGCTCTCTAATATGGTCTTTGAATAGACCTCGCTCTCATGCAGCTCCTGCTCCATCCGCTTGTGCGCCTGGAGCAGGCCCCATTCGCGCATGACCCGCTGCACAACGTGCGGCATCTCGCGGAAAGTCTCTTCGGATTTTACGATATAATCACTGGCGCCGGCCTTTAGGGCCTCCACGGCGGCTTTTTCATCGCCGCTGCCGGATATGATCACCACGGGGAAGGGATTGCTCTCGGGAGGATAGGTAAGAACCTGCGTGGATTTGCCGTCCGGCAGGTGAAGGTCCAAAAGGGCCATGTCCGGCCGCTTTTTTGCGACCAGTTCCTTGTATTCCTTCAGTGTATACGCCACGGATATTTCTCCCGCGAAATCAAAGTCACTAAAGGCGTGCTTGAGAACGTCAATGTAAAGCGGCTCATCGTCAGCGATTATAATATGCATATTCCCCCCCATATGGCGTGAACTTATTGAGCACCTTAGTCTGAAACCCGGTCACCCTAAGACGGATCTGTCAAATTTTATCTCGGAATTCTCTCCGACGTTCAGCCGGTCTTTTCTGCCGGTTATCGCGGCGCTGGGCCCCACAAGGGAATCCTGAAGGTTCATGGCCTTTATTGAGGCGTTCTCGTTTATTATGGAGTTGGACACAATGGAGGAATCTATTACCGCGCCTTCGCCTATTGAAACGTAGGGCCCGATTATGGAATTGGACACCCTGGCCGTGGGCGCTATATAAACCGGCGGGATAATAAGCGAGTTTTTGGCCTTCACGGGAAACTTTTTTCTGTCCAGTATATAGCGGTTGGTTTCAAGCAGCGTTTCGGGTTTGCCGCAGTCGTACCAGCCGTCTATCACGACCGGCTTAAGCTTATGGCCCCCCTTGAGCATAAGCGACAGCGCGTCGGTAAACTGTATCTCGCCCCTGGTGGTGCGGCCTGATTTTACCAGCCGCTCCAGACTGCCGTAAAGCTTGGCGGATTTTTTAAAAGAGTAAATACCCACTATGGCCAGGTTTGAGGGAGGATGTTCCGGTTTTTCCACCATGCTCTTTATGTAGCCGTTGCCGACTTCCACCACGCCGAAACGGCGCGGATCGGCCACTTCCTTCACGGCTATGCAATCGTCCTTTGAATTAAGGAACTTGCCCAGGTCGGCCGAAATTATAGTGTCGCCCAGCATTACCAATACCGGCCCGGTGACGCAGCGGCGCGTCAGCCATATAGCGTGGCCAAGGCCCTTCGGCTCCGGCTGCTCGACATATGAAATTTTCAGGCCCTTATAATTGCGGCCGATGTATTCTTTTATCTTCCCGCCCAGATAGCCGGTTACCAGACAGATATTCTTTATGCCGGCGGCGGAGAGATCGTCCATGATATGGCCGATTATAGGTTTATTACCAACGGTTAAAAGGACTTTGGGATAGGTGTAAGTATGAGGGCGCAGGCGCGTGCCGGCGCCGGCCACAGGCACCACGGCCGTAAATTCTGTTTTCATTGAAGGGCCGCCATTACGCTTCCTTGCGCAGAAAGAGGATCAGCTTTCCGATGCTGTATGTTTCCTGTCCCTGGGGCAGCTGGGAGAAAAGTTCCCTGGCTGTCTGGAAATCGTCTCCCAGCGTTACGATCGGCGGTTCCACATATCCGTCCGCGCGGATCTGGGCAAGACCGGCGGCGGCAAGCAGGCCGTTGCACAGGCACGCGCGGCCCACGGTATTTTGCGCCCTGCCGCCTTTTGCCGTAAAATCGCTCACAAGCTCGGCCGGACACCGGTAGCCTAAACCGCCCTCGGGGGTGACATAATTGGTCTGCAGCAGACAGATGTCGCAGACACGCTTTCGGCTGGAATAAACCGCTTTGTCGGAAATCGTTCCCGGTATCTGGGCCACCTTGAACGGAAAGCCGGTCGGCGATACCATTGTATCCTTTACCACAAGCTCATTACGAACCGCCATCTGCAATGCCCGCTTCCTCAGTTCGGGCTCCATTCCGGATTGCCCCGAAAGCGCGGCGGCCGTGCCTATCTGGACGCCCGCGGCGCCCTTTCCCAGAGCCTCACGCAGCCGTTCGGGGGTGGCGTATGAGCCGGCCAGCCAAAAAGGCAGGCCGAGCCCGGCTATGGCGCCGATGTCGGCGCGGTCGTGCTCCGTATACTCAAGTATCTGCTGCCCCCGGTCGTCGAACTGCATGCGGGCCGGAGGCGCGTTATGTCCGCC
This is a stretch of genomic DNA from Elusimicrobiota bacterium. It encodes these proteins:
- a CDS encoding response regulator, whose translation is MHIIIADDEPLYIDVLKHAFSDFDFAGEISVAYTLKEYKELVAKKRPDMALLDLHLPDGKSTQVLTYPPESNPFPVVIISGSGDEKAAVEALKAGASDYIVKSEETFREMPHVVQRVMREWGLLQAHKRMEQELHESEVYSKTILESISTGFVIIDAESHKIVDANSVALALFDAPKEKVVGSICHNFICPMELGKCPVSDLGQRVDNSERVLLNVRGEKIPVLKTISSVMLGGRKYLLENFVDITARKRGETKMALLMKLEQEARGEAEMANRAKGDFLAIVSHELRTPLTIIMGWVWMLRSSELKTEEREYALEAIQRSMESQHRIIDDLIDLSAFSRGNLHLERKPLDLAALLNSIFESLRRLSDAHSIRLVSDIKGPVGVFGDANRLHQVFTNLLNNALQFTPDGGEICLRLRKHDGHALVEMQDNGKGIAPDFLPHVFDPFRQGENPLTRKHQGLGLGLAIVKNIVELHDGTVTVRSPGAGRGSVFSVDLPVIPWAAEESKNAALAKTDVAASQDLSGLRILVVEDDPDTRDLLQKLLARCGAQVETAASAADAMAAFDKQTPEILICDIAMPDEDGYSLIRRVRGLGGGRGAVPAMALTALTRQEDRTQALLAGFQMYLSKPVKPAELFAAVRSLAGWR
- a CDS encoding sugar phosphate nucleotidyltransferase; amino-acid sequence: MKTEFTAVVPVAGAGTRLRPHTYTYPKVLLTVGNKPIIGHIMDDLSAAGIKNICLVTGYLGGKIKEYIGRNYKGLKISYVEQPEPKGLGHAIWLTRRCVTGPVLVMLGDTIISADLGKFLNSKDDCIAVKEVADPRRFGVVEVGNGYIKSMVEKPEHPPSNLAIVGIYSFKKSAKLYGSLERLVKSGRTTRGEIQFTDALSLMLKGGHKLKPVVIDGWYDCGKPETLLETNRYILDRKKFPVKAKNSLIIPPVYIAPTARVSNSIIGPYVSIGEGAVIDSSIVSNSIINENASIKAMNLQDSLVGPSAAITGRKDRLNVGENSEIKFDRSVLG